The sequence ACGGGGCGGTTACGGGACATCGGAACGGGCTCCAGGGGTCGTACGAACGGCAGTGGCGCCGCCCGGGGAAGGGCGGCGCCACTGCCTGCTCATCGGCTGCGGGACGGGTCAGCCGTCGCGGCGGGCGGTGCGGCGGCGCAGGACGACCGTGCCGGCGCCCGCGACGAGCAGCGCGGCCGCGGCGGCGGAGCCCGTCATGGCGCCGGTGTGGCCGCCCGAGGTGCCGGCCGGCTGCTCACCGGCCGCGACACCGCCGCGCGGCGCCTCGGAGGGCACCGCCGAAGGGGCTTCGGTCGGCTCGCCCGAGGGCACGACGGACGGCTCGGCGGACGGCTCCGCCGGGGACTCGGTCCGCGCGGGCGAGGGGGTGGCGGAGTCGGCGAAGGCCGACGTGGCCGGTACGCACACCGCGCCGGCCACGACGGCGGCGAGGAGGGCGGTACGCAGGGACGTGCGCAGGGGCATGGGCGAAGCTCCATTCCGAAACGGCCTCAGGAGCGGCCGCGGTGCGGGTGCGCACCGCGGCGCGAGGCGTACGGACAGGCTCGCGCCCACTTGTGAGGAAGCTGTCAGATCGTTGTGGTCATCGCATCAGGGTCGCCGGACCCTTGCCCGGACGGAGAGTTGCCGTCCGCGGGAAGCCGGAGCGTGAACACCGACCCCTGCCCCGGGACGCTCGCCGCGGTGGCCGTCCCGCCGTGCGCCTCCACGAGCTTGCGCACGATCGCCAGACCCAGCCCGCTGCCGCCCGTGCGGCGGTTGCGGGACTTCTCGCCGCGCCAGAACCGGTCGAAGACATGCGCCAGGTCGTCGGCCGGAATGCCGCTGCCCGTGTCGGCCACGTCCACCAGCACCGCGTCCCCCTCGTCGGAGCCGTACGGCCGCAGCGTGACCTCCCCGCCCGCCGGAGTGTGCCGGACCGCGTTCGACACGAGGTTGCCGACGGCCTGGCGGAGCCGGACCGGGTCGGCCGTCAGAGCGGGCGGCGGGCGGCCGGGCGGCGGGGCCTGGACGCTCAGCACGACGCCCGCCGTGTCGGCACGGGCCTGGTGCGCGGCGGCGACCTGGCCGAGCAGCTCCTCGATCCGTACGGGCTCGGGATGCAGCCGCAGCGCGTCGGCGTCTGCCTGCGCCAGGTCCTGGAGGTCGTCGATGATGTGCTGGAGCTGCACCGCCTCGTCGTGCAGGAAGGCGATGAACGCCGGGTCGGGCTCGGCGACCCCGTCCTGCGCCGCCTCCAGCCACCCCCGGATGTTGCTGAGCGGGGTGCGCAGCTCGTGGGCGACATCGCTGACCATGGCCTTGCGCTGGGCTTCGAGCCGGGCACGGTGGGCGGACATGTCGTTGAAGGCGGCGGCGAG comes from Streptomyces sp. Mut1 and encodes:
- a CDS encoding sortase-dependent protein: MPLRTSLRTALLAAVVAGAVCVPATSAFADSATPSPARTESPAEPSAEPSVVPSGEPTEAPSAVPSEAPRGGVAAGEQPAGTSGGHTGAMTGSAAAAALLVAGAGTVVLRRRTARRDG